Proteins co-encoded in one Conger conger chromosome 4, fConCon1.1, whole genome shotgun sequence genomic window:
- the LOC133127196 gene encoding cadherin-2-like has protein sequence MYLKGGVLLTLLAALQVSAEGGGAQRCEPGFSEEVYHAEISQSLTEGQALLNVRFVDCGNGARLQYRSSDPADFRIGDDGVLYAARTFRVPGEQTLLLVVRAKDEDSREHWKTRVSLTPVPSKAPQGKESEGPQQVEEILFPPHHSDGGSLLKRVRRDWVIPAINVPENSRGPFPQELVRIRSDRDKNRLLRYSVTGPGADQPPTGIFIINPISGQLSVTKPLDREQISNFHLRAHAVDLNGNQVENPIDIVVNVIDMNDNRPEFIHQTWNGSVPEGSKPGSYVMTVTSLDKDDPATSNGILRYRILSQNPESPTSNMFTINNKTGGIITVAAGLDREKVQRYTLIIQATDMEGNPTYGLSNTATAVIRVTDVNDNPPEFTTDTFYGEVAENRINVIVANLTVTDKDQPNTMMWNAVYKITGGDALGMFSVPTDPSTNEGLVTVVKPIDYEMSRTFELTVVAENELPLVRGIHLPPQSTATVSIKVIDVNESPDFHPNPKTLRMEEGVAPQTILTAYTAQDPDRFMDQTIRYSKLYDPANWLKIDPINGRITTIAVLDRESPYVNNDMYNVTFLASDNGIPPASGTGTMQIFLMDINDNAPHIQPQETKICEKPEPNAINITAQDQDLSRNAGPFAFELPSAVRKNWSLTRISSDYAQLGLKISFLESGIYDIPVVITDSGNPPLSNTSYLRVKVCQCDRSGECTHVQRIIAAGLGTGAIIAILLCIIILLILVLLFVVWMKRRDKERQAKQLLIDPEDDVRDNILKYDEEGGGEEDQDYDLSQLQQPDTVEPDAIKPVGIRRMDERPIHPEPQYPLRSAAPHPGDIGDFINEGLKAADNDPTAPPYDSLLVFDYEGSGSTAGSLSSLNSSSSGGDQDYDYLNDWGPRFRKLADMYGGSDD, from the exons TGAGATTTGTTGACTGCGGCAATGGCGCCCGACTGCAGTACCGGAGCAGTGACCCGGCAGACTTCAGGATAGGGGATGATGGAGTGCTCTACGCCGCCAGAACGTTCCGGGTCCCCGGCGAGCAGACGCTGCTGCTGGTGGTCAGGGCCAAGGATGAGGACTCTCGGGAGCACTGGAAAACGCGCGTCAGTCTGACCCCGGTACCCAGCAAAGCACCGCAG GGGAAGGAGTCTGAGGGCCCTCAGCAGGTCGAGGAGATCCTGTTCCCGCCACACCACAGCGATGGCGGCTCCCTGCTGAAGCGCGTCAGGAGAGACTGGGTCATTCCCGCCATCAACGTGCCCGAAAACTCCCGAGGCCCCTTCCCGCAGGAGCTGGTCAGG ATCAGGTCGGACCGCGATAAGAACCGCCTCCTTCGCTACAGCGTGACAGGGCCCGGTGCTGACCAGCCTCCCACCGGCATTTTCATCATTAATCCCATTTCAGGACAGCTGTCTGTGACTAAGCCTCTGGACCGCGAGCAGATATCCAACTTCCAT CTACGGGCCCACGCTGTGGATCTGAACGGAAACCAGGTGGAGAACCCCATCGACATCGTGGTGAACGTCATCGACATGAACGACAACCGGCCCGAGTTCATCCATCAGACCTGGAACGGGTCGGTTCCAGAGGGATCGAAGCcag GATCGTACGTAATGACCGTCACGTCGCTGGACAAGGACGACCCCGCCACCTCCAACGGGATTCTGCGGTACAGGATCCTGTCCCAGAATCCCGAGAGCCCGACGTCGAACATGTTCACCATAAACAACAAGACCGGAGGCATCATAACCGTGGCCGCCGGGCTGGACCGCGAG aaaGTACAGCGGTACACTTTAATAATTCAGGCGACTGACATGGAGGGAAACCCAACATATGGGCTCTCCAACACCGCCACTGCTGTCATCCGAGTCACAGATGTCAATGACAACCCTCCAGAGTTCACCACCGACACC TTCTATGGGGAGGTGGCAGAGAATAGGATAAATGTGATCGTTGCCAACTTGACGGTGACTGATAAGGACCAGCCCAACACTATGATGTGGAATGCAGTGTATAAGATTACTGGAGGGGATGCCTTGGGCATGTTCAGCGTCCCTACCGACCCCAGCACTAACGAGGGCCTCGTTACCGTTGTCAAG CCTATTGACTATGAGATGAGTAGGACATTTGAGCTAACTGTGGTGGCGGAGAACGAACTGCCCCTGGTCAGAGGAATTCATCTCCCTCCTCAGTCAACTGCGACCGTCTCCATTAAAGTTATCGATGTGAACGAGAGTCCCGATTtccaccccaaccccaaaaCTCTCAGGATGGAAGAGGGGGTGGCGCCTCAAACCATTTTGACAGCCTACACTGCCCAAGATCCTGACCGCTTCATGGATCAAACAATAAG ATACTCGAAGCTTTACGATCCTGCAAACTGGCTGAAAATCGACCCGATAAATGGCCGAATAACGACAATCGCCGTGCTGGACCGAGAGTCGCCGTACGTGAACAACGATATGTACAACGTTACCTTCCTGGCCTCGGACAACG GGATCCCCCCCGCCAGTGGGACGGGCACTATGCAGATCTTCCTGATGGACATCAACGACAACGCGCCCCACATCCAGCCGCAGGAGACCAAGATCTGCGAGAAGCCCGAACCCAACGCCATCAACATCACCGCCCAGGACCAGGACCTGAGCCGCAACGCCGGCCCGTTCGCCTTCGAGCTGCCCTCGGCCGTCCGCAAGAACTGGAGCCTCACCCGCATCAGCA GCGACTACGCCCAGCTGGGGCTGAAGATCAGCTTCCTGGAGAGCGGGATCTACGACATCCCGGTGGTGATCACGGACTCCGGGAACCCGCCGCTGTCCAACACCTCGTACCTGCGGGTGAAGGTGTGCCAGTGCGACCGCAGCGGGGAGTGCACCCACGTGCAGCGCATCATCGCCGCCGGGCTGGGCACGGGCGCCATCATCGCCATCCTGCTCTGCATCATCATCCTCCTGA tcctGGTGCTGCTGTTCGTGGTGTGGATGAAGAGGAGGGATAAGGAGCGCCAGGCCAAGCAGCTGCTGATCGACCCCGAGGACGACGTGCGAGACAACATCCTGAAGTACGACGAGGAGGGGGGCGGAGAGGAGGACCAG GATTACGACCTGAGCCAGCTCCAGCAGCCCGACACGGTGGAGCCCGACGCCATCAAGCCCGTGGGAATCCGGCGTATGGACGAGCGACCCATCCACCCCGAGCCGCAGTACCCCCTGAGATCGGCCGCGCCCCACCCGGGGGACATCGGCGACTTCATCAACGAG GGACTGAAGGCGGCGGACAACGACCCCACGGCTCCCCCCTACGACTCCCTGCTGGTGTTCGACTACGAGGGCAGCGGCTCCACCGCCGGCTCCCTGAGCTCGCTCAACTCCTCCAGCAGCGGGGGCGACCAGGACTACGATTACCTCAACGACTGGGGCCCGCGCTTCAGGAAGCTGGCAGACATGTACGGCGGGAGTGACGACtaa